One segment of Mycolicibacterium sp. YH-1 DNA contains the following:
- a CDS encoding DUF1254 domain-containing protein, which translates to MTATTSCSGGSPVESEALSPAEAKAIAMDAYIYGYPLVTVEMTRRVMTNVATVEAPRAPMGQLMRMREYPNAAFRDVTAPNADTLYTNGFVDVGKEPWILSLPDAADRYYLFPMLSGWTDVFEVPGKRTTGTGAQTYAITGPGWKGTLPAGVTEYKSPTAIVWLLGRIYCTGTPQDYAAVHAMQDEISLVPLSSYGKPYTPPAGHVDPSIDMTTPVRDQVNNIGTQDYFSLLATLLKDNPPADLDKPMVEKMAKLGIRPGEKFDVDKLGSDTVTALQSVPKDGYAKIMSRFKDLDDVNGWQFTTQTGQYGTDYLQRAMITAVGLGANRPQDAVYPTSEVDAVGQPYDGANRYVLHFDKGQFPPVDGFWSLTMYDEGFFFVDNPLNRYNLSQRETFTPNPDGSVDLYLQHDNPGPERVANWLPAPAGKFNLMMRLYWPKQTPPSIIDGTWKPPAVNRVG; encoded by the coding sequence ATGACCGCCACTACCTCGTGCTCGGGTGGCTCACCGGTCGAATCTGAGGCGCTGTCGCCGGCTGAGGCCAAAGCCATCGCGATGGATGCCTACATCTACGGCTACCCGCTGGTGACGGTGGAGATGACGCGTCGGGTGATGACCAACGTTGCCACTGTGGAGGCGCCGCGGGCGCCGATGGGGCAGTTGATGCGGATGCGCGAGTACCCCAACGCCGCGTTCCGCGATGTCACCGCCCCCAACGCTGACACTCTTTACACCAACGGGTTCGTCGACGTGGGCAAGGAGCCGTGGATCCTGAGCCTGCCCGACGCCGCCGACCGCTACTACCTGTTCCCGATGTTGTCGGGCTGGACCGATGTCTTCGAAGTCCCGGGTAAACGCACCACGGGTACCGGGGCACAGACTTATGCCATCACCGGACCGGGTTGGAAGGGCACCCTGCCGGCCGGAGTGACAGAGTACAAGTCACCGACCGCGATCGTCTGGCTGTTGGGGCGCATCTACTGCACCGGCACGCCGCAGGACTATGCCGCTGTGCACGCGATGCAAGACGAGATCTCGCTGGTGCCGCTCAGTTCTTACGGCAAGCCCTACACCCCGCCGGCCGGTCATGTCGACCCGAGTATCGATATGACCACCCCGGTGCGTGACCAGGTCAACAACATTGGCACCCAGGACTACTTCAGCCTGCTGGCCACCCTGTTGAAGGACAACCCGCCCGCCGATCTCGACAAGCCCATGGTCGAGAAGATGGCGAAACTCGGCATCAGACCGGGCGAGAAGTTTGACGTCGACAAGCTCGGATCCGACACCGTCACCGCGCTGCAGTCGGTCCCCAAAGACGGCTACGCCAAGATCATGTCTCGGTTTAAAGATCTCGACGATGTCAACGGCTGGCAGTTCACGACCCAGACCGGCCAGTACGGCACCGACTATCTACAGCGCGCCATGATCACCGCGGTCGGGTTGGGTGCGAACCGACCCCAAGATGCGGTGTATCCGACCTCGGAGGTCGATGCCGTCGGTCAGCCCTATGACGGCGCCAACAGGTACGTGCTGCACTTCGACAAAGGTCAGTTCCCTCCAGTTGACGGCTTCTGGTCATTGACCATGTATGACGAAGGATTCTTCTTCGTTGACAACCCGCTCAATCGCTACAACCTCAGCCAGCGTGAGACCTTCACTCCCAACCCGGACGGCTCGGTGGACCTCTACCTGCAGCACGACAATCCAGGGCCAGAGCGGGTTGCGAACTGGTTGCCCGCCCCCGCCGGCAAGTTCAACCTCATGATGCGGTTGTACTGGCCCAAGCAGACCCCGCCGTCGATCATCGACGGCACCTGGAAACCCCCAGCCGTCAACAGAGTCGGTTGA
- a CDS encoding arylsulfatase, whose product MLSEDLGAQVVAPVLPNGGVLPFAPVPSASIAGRTLQESTYTPRKVPRRLHEDTPNIVIVLIDDAGPGLPSTFGGEVNTATLDRICGEGVSYNRFHTTAMCSPTRASLLTGRNHHEIGNGQIAELANDWDGYAGKIPRSSATVAEVLKQYGYATSAFGKWHNTPAEETTAAGPFENWPTGLGFEYFYGFLAGEASQYEPHLVRNTTVVSPPKTPEEGYHLSEDLADDAIGWLRRHKAFNADRPFFMYWASGCLHGPHHIMKEWSDKYAGKFDDGWDAYRQRVFDRAKEQGWIPPDCLLTERDGTLPAWEDIPEDEKPFQRRLMEVAAGYAEHVDVQVGRLTDELEALGYGENTLFFYIWGDNGSSGEGQNGTIAELLAQNGIPTTVRQHIDALDELGGLDVLGSSLVDNQYHAGWAWAGSTPYKGMKLLASHLGGTRNPMAVRWPAKITPDPAPRPVFLHCNDVVPTIYEVVGVAPPRVVNGEPQMPIAGVSFARTLTDRTAPGGKNTQYFEVMGSRAIYHDGWMASARGPRLPWVPGQPEGIATWTPDHDQWELYHLDEDWSQASDLADQLPDKLTQMREMFAIEAARNGVLPIGGGLWVPLYHPELRIAPPYREWDFAGDMVRMPEFCAPALGNKNNIVTITADIPANANGVLYALGAAAGGLTCYLDDGYLCYEYNLFILSRTKIRSKAKIGAGPATITVATRYAEQRPGGPLDVTLAVNEDTVAQGQVPVSVSLLFTANDCLDIGTCLGSPVSLDYRERAPFPFEGRIHRVHVEYT is encoded by the coding sequence GTGTTGTCTGAGGATCTGGGTGCGCAGGTGGTAGCTCCGGTATTGCCGAACGGCGGTGTGTTGCCTTTCGCGCCTGTGCCCTCGGCCAGTATCGCGGGCCGAACGCTGCAGGAGTCGACATACACCCCACGTAAGGTGCCGCGTCGCCTGCATGAGGACACCCCGAATATCGTCATCGTGCTCATCGATGACGCCGGGCCAGGGTTGCCGTCCACGTTCGGCGGCGAAGTCAACACCGCGACCCTGGACCGGATCTGCGGTGAAGGGGTGTCCTACAACAGGTTTCACACCACCGCAATGTGCTCACCGACCCGAGCCTCGTTGTTGACCGGGCGTAACCATCACGAGATCGGCAACGGTCAGATCGCCGAGCTTGCCAACGACTGGGATGGGTACGCAGGCAAGATCCCGCGCTCCAGCGCCACAGTTGCCGAGGTGCTCAAACAGTACGGGTACGCGACCTCGGCGTTCGGGAAGTGGCACAACACCCCGGCCGAGGAGACCACTGCGGCGGGACCATTCGAGAATTGGCCCACCGGACTGGGTTTCGAGTACTTCTACGGGTTCCTCGCTGGCGAGGCCTCACAGTACGAGCCGCATCTGGTGCGTAACACCACCGTGGTCTCCCCGCCGAAGACCCCTGAGGAGGGCTATCACCTCTCGGAGGATCTGGCCGATGACGCGATCGGTTGGCTGCGCCGGCACAAGGCGTTCAACGCAGACAGGCCGTTCTTCATGTACTGGGCCAGCGGCTGCCTGCACGGCCCGCACCACATCATGAAGGAATGGTCGGACAAGTATGCGGGAAAGTTCGACGACGGCTGGGATGCGTACCGGCAGAGGGTGTTCGACCGGGCAAAGGAGCAGGGCTGGATCCCGCCGGACTGCCTGCTCACCGAACGCGACGGGACCCTGCCCGCGTGGGAGGACATTCCCGAGGACGAGAAACCGTTTCAGCGTCGGCTGATGGAGGTGGCCGCCGGCTACGCAGAACACGTCGATGTTCAGGTGGGCCGTCTCACCGACGAGCTCGAGGCGCTCGGCTACGGCGAGAACACGCTGTTCTTCTACATCTGGGGTGACAACGGGTCCTCGGGTGAGGGCCAGAACGGCACCATCGCCGAACTGTTGGCGCAGAACGGCATTCCCACCACGGTGCGTCAACACATCGACGCCCTTGACGAGTTGGGCGGCCTGGATGTGTTGGGGTCCTCGTTGGTGGACAACCAGTACCACGCAGGCTGGGCGTGGGCCGGCTCCACCCCGTACAAGGGCATGAAATTGCTGGCGTCGCACCTGGGCGGCACCCGTAATCCGATGGCGGTGCGCTGGCCGGCCAAGATCACCCCCGACCCTGCCCCGCGTCCGGTGTTCCTGCACTGCAACGACGTCGTGCCAACCATCTACGAGGTCGTGGGTGTCGCGCCGCCGCGGGTGGTCAACGGCGAACCACAGATGCCGATCGCCGGTGTCAGTTTCGCCCGCACCCTGACCGACCGGACGGCGCCCGGGGGCAAGAACACTCAGTATTTCGAGGTCATGGGCAGTCGCGCCATCTATCACGACGGCTGGATGGCGTCTGCGCGCGGCCCCCGGCTGCCCTGGGTGCCTGGACAGCCCGAAGGTATCGCCACCTGGACCCCCGATCACGATCAGTGGGAGCTGTATCACCTCGACGAAGACTGGTCGCAAGCCAGCGATCTCGCAGACCAGCTACCCGACAAGCTCACCCAGATGCGGGAGATGTTCGCGATCGAAGCGGCCCGCAACGGCGTGCTGCCCATCGGCGGCGGACTGTGGGTACCGCTGTACCACCCCGAGCTGCGGATCGCCCCGCCCTACCGAGAATGGGATTTCGCAGGCGATATGGTGCGGATGCCCGAATTCTGTGCCCCCGCGTTGGGTAACAAGAACAACATCGTCACCATCACCGCCGACATTCCCGCCAACGCCAACGGTGTGCTCTACGCGCTGGGGGCCGCTGCCGGCGGACTCACGTGCTACCTCGACGATGGCTACCTCTGCTACGAGTACAACCTGTTCATCTTGTCGCGCACCAAGATCCGCTCCAAGGCCAAGATCGGCGCCGGACCAGCGACCATCACGGTGGCGACCCGCTATGCCGAGCAGCGCCCCGGTGGCCCCCTGGACGTGACGTTGGCAGTCAATGAGGACACGGTCGCACAGGGGCAGGTTCCGGTCAGCGTGTCGTTGTTGTTCACCGCTAACGACTGCCTCGACATCGGCACCTGCCTGGGCTCACCGGTGTCGCTGGACTACCGGGAACGCGCACCATTCCCGTTCGAGGGCCGCATCCACCGCGTTCACGTCGAGTACACCTAG
- a CDS encoding cytochrome P450 encodes MTTTNGTEVYYDPYDVNIVKDPYPVYARLREEAPLYYNERYDFWAISRYADVEGALANWETFSNDRSDILELIKSDFPMPKGVMMFEDPPIHSMLRGLMSRVFTPRRMAAIEGQIRDYCISCLDPHVGTDGFDVIAELASMMPMRVIGMLLGIPESEQIAVRDANDANLRTKPGAPMRVSNPDAIADGRIYSEYVEWRSHNPSDDLMTELLNVEFEDENGETRKLTRKEVLHYTQVVAGAGNETTGRLIGWLARVLADHPDQRRQINEDRSLVNRAIDETLRFEPTGPHIGRYMAKDTECYGQTIPAGSAMLLLFGAANRDPRRYTDPDTFDVHRDNISHLTFGKGVHYCLGANLARLEGRVALEEMLNRWPDWDVDRETAELAPTSTVRGWEKLRIVLP; translated from the coding sequence ATGACAACCACGAACGGCACCGAGGTCTACTACGACCCCTATGACGTCAACATCGTCAAGGACCCGTATCCCGTTTACGCGCGGCTGCGCGAGGAGGCGCCGCTCTACTACAACGAGCGCTACGACTTCTGGGCGATATCGCGGTACGCCGACGTCGAGGGGGCGCTTGCCAACTGGGAGACCTTCTCCAACGACCGAAGCGACATCCTCGAGCTGATCAAGTCGGACTTCCCGATGCCCAAGGGCGTCATGATGTTCGAGGACCCGCCCATCCACTCCATGCTGCGGGGCCTGATGTCGCGAGTCTTCACGCCACGACGGATGGCGGCCATCGAGGGGCAGATTCGGGACTACTGCATCAGTTGCCTGGACCCGCACGTCGGCACCGACGGCTTCGACGTCATCGCCGAACTGGCATCGATGATGCCGATGCGCGTCATCGGAATGCTGCTGGGGATACCGGAATCCGAGCAGATCGCGGTGCGCGACGCCAACGACGCGAACCTGCGGACCAAACCCGGGGCACCGATGAGGGTGTCCAATCCCGACGCCATCGCCGACGGTCGGATCTACTCCGAGTACGTCGAGTGGCGATCGCACAATCCGTCCGACGACCTCATGACCGAACTGCTCAACGTCGAGTTCGAAGACGAGAACGGCGAGACTCGCAAGCTCACCCGGAAGGAGGTCCTGCACTACACGCAGGTGGTCGCCGGCGCCGGAAACGAGACCACCGGCCGGCTGATCGGCTGGCTCGCGAGAGTCCTCGCCGACCATCCCGATCAACGCCGCCAGATCAACGAGGACCGCTCGCTGGTGAACCGGGCCATCGATGAGACACTGCGCTTCGAGCCCACCGGACCGCATATCGGCCGCTACATGGCCAAGGACACCGAGTGCTACGGCCAGACCATTCCAGCCGGCAGCGCGATGCTGCTGTTGTTCGGCGCAGCCAACCGTGATCCGCGGCGCTACACCGACCCCGACACCTTCGACGTGCACCGCGACAACATCTCTCACCTCACGTTCGGCAAGGGTGTGCACTACTGCCTCGGCGCGAACCTGGCTCGGCTGGAGGGGCGCGTCGCGCTCGAGGAGATGCTGAACCGTTGGCCCGACTGGGACGTCGACCGCGAGACCGCCGAACTCGCGCCGACCTCGACCGTGCGCGGCTGGGAGAAACTGCGGATTGTGCTGCCCTGA